Genomic window (Cucumis sativus cultivar 9930 chromosome 2, Cucumber_9930_V3, whole genome shotgun sequence):
tttaatcttcaaataaactcataaataaacctttttaaatagttgatgtaaatgaaaattttacaaattaaaatgactaaacaataatgtaaaatGTACATAAGAgagatttatatatagttttcattCTTAGAATATAGtatgatttttctataaaaaaatggagTTATAATCgaaataaagatgaaaaaacaaacaataaaatgaaaagttcaaaaataaaagaatgatgTAATTGGTGGGAAGAAtgggaagaagaggaagaggaagagggtAAAGAGTAGAGTTAAGTGGTGCTTTGCTTACGTATGGAGGgaaatataatttagattttgaagttttagagagagaggatGAACAGTTGAAATGAGAAATTTAGAGAGAGACGATTGGATTTGAAATTGTGGAATGGAACtgttttcaaatgaaaacGAAATCGATGATTTCGATCATGGAACGCTAATCTTGACGACGCTCCTAACATGAGGCGGATACGCTAATCTTGATTACCTTCAATCAGGTCAATCTATGCTTTTATCTTCCATTAATTCTCTTTCCTTCAACTTCACACCtcattttctctcaatttcttttcttctcttccttcatTGCTTTTCCGTTTACAGATTCCCGATGCCGACTGCAATTCAAGGTTTGCATGCGATTTCTGTCACTACATTTCTATCAACTCTCATCGATTTTGGATTCTAGTTTTTCCCATTCCTCCGTTCTGTTCTTTAATGAATCTGTGATCGTCTGTGtgaaatgtttattaattatgaaatgATTCTTATTTATGTGCGACGTGATACGttgaaattaattagtgtCTGATTGTTCAATTGGTTTACCGACACCATCACAACCTGGTGATGATCAATTGGAAGCTCTTATAATTCATCTCAATCTTTAACTTTAGGAATCCTCTTAGATGTGGCCACGACACCATCCGGTTTTGGTGGGACGGTGTTTCTTTTGCATAAAAAGGAGTTGTTTGCTTAGCTGCCaagatctttatttattttgtcgAGAACTTTTCATTTCCAGTAAACGAGATCATCGTTTCCTATACGAATTTCTCCGGATGTTTTCATGATTTGACGGTGAAGTACTATGTGTTCGAAATTTAGTTCttctttacaatttatttagaaattgaaaatttgttattaatgtTGCTGCTGAATTTTTTAAGACTAGCTATCAATGATCTATTATATTTCTCATGAACCTTGGAGTGCATtgcataattttaaattcataattctAATCTGATTAATTTTCGTTTCTTCTCAAGTATGAAATTACGAAGCTGTTACAAAAGCTACCGTTTTCTTTATCAAAGGTGTGACTTGAAATAGACACAACATTCTGCTGTAACATGCCTGGCTTGGATATTTGTTTATAACTAatcttctcctttttgttACATCTGGATAATTCTATATCATTGCTCATGTGTTTGGAAAGTGAGTATTAATGTTAGCTCATGATTTATTTCGTGCAGAATACTCCTTTTCCTATATTCTTAGGCACGGGCACTGGATGATTAGTGGCCTGAATTGATGTGAGATGCAGCGATCACGTAGAGCTCTTCTGCAGAGAAGAGCTTTAGAGAAAACTACCAATGGGAGGAATCGCTTGTATATGTTATTTCTATCCTTAATATTTGTGTTGTGGGGGCTATTCTTCCTCTTTAGCTTATGGATCAGACAGAGCAACAGTCGTAAAGGTCAGCATCTAACTGAACTTTCtttacctttctttttatttacaatgATCTGAGAATCTAATTTAAGGAAGTTTTCTAttatacaattttgttttaatattatgGGTATAGcgtttgttttcttcatatttGAGATGTCAGTCACCACACCACTAAAACTTTCAGTTCGATTATAAATTGTTTTGCACATGATACagaaattgaatatatttgcATGATACATTTCTTTCATGGTGATTTGGAATTGGATGGCTTCtccttgattttttattattgaatttgagtCATCGATCAGTATTTGGGTTTTTCCTTAGATTAGTATGCTTGTCGGTTTTATAAATGACTTTGCTGTTCttctcttgtttttatttaggaGTTGGGGTATAAAGTATTTGATAGCTTGCAGAGATTTCAAACTAGGCTGTATCATTTGGTTTCAATGGTTTGTCACACTTCTTAGGAAACAAGGATCTAATTGTTTCTGCTAAAACAATACTACTGAATAAAACCTTAATTAAAGTTACCACAAAAGAAGTTATAAAACCATAGGACAAAAGGTAATATTTTCTGGGGAAAAATGTGTGTTGCAACGTCTACACCTTCTTTCTGGCATTTGACGTCTGCAGATCCTGTTTCTATCACtgtaattacttttaaattatacatgGAATATTGCATAATAGATTTCCTCTTTTCTTAGTCAACAACACGGTCGTGTAATTGAATAACTTACTTATGCTCGACTCTATTTGTTATTTAGATGGCTGCACCTATCTACAAGATAGCATATCAACTTGGAATGAATCCAAGTATGAAAATTACAAGCATTCTGAAATAATTTCTGAAAGCCATCAGAATAAGAATTGTTCGGTTGTCCTTTTAAAGGATCAGTTCATAGACAGTGCAAAATCCAGAGCCTTTGATGACGCTAACTTTGTTcgtgaagaaaatgaaaaagatgacAATTTTGATGAGAAAGTAAATTTGCTTTCATTTGGAGAGCTGCCTGACGTGAAGAATGATAATGGCTTAGGAGGGAATTTTCAAACTGATACTCTAAATTTTGATCGCCTATCTCATGTTTTACCCCTTGGTCTTGAAGTTTTCAAAAGCAGAGCATTTATCTCAGAAACCAAAACCAGAACTGGTCAAGTGGAAAGTACTTTTCATAGGTTAGAGCCTAGCGGTGCAGAATACAACTATGCAGCAGCTTCAAAGGGATCAAAGGTATTGGAATTTAACAAGGAAGCCAAGGGAGCCTCAAATATATTAGAACGGGACACGGACAAGTACCTCAGAAATCCATGTTCTGCTGAGGAAAAATTTGTTACCTTAGAACTCTCTGAAGAAACATTAGTGCGTACTATTAAAATTGCTAATTTTGAGCACCACTCTTCCAATTTGAAGGAATTTGAGCTTCTTGGAAGTTCGATTTATCCTACAGATGTTTGGATAAAACTTGGAAACTTCACTGCTGCAAATGCAAAGCATGCTCAAAGGTTTGCCCTAAAGGAGCCAAAATGGGTGAGGTACCTGAAACTAAGACTTCTAAGTCATCATGGTTCAGAATTCTACTGCACACTAAGTGTCTTTGAAGCTTATGGATTGGATGCCGTCGAGGAAATGCTGGAGGATTTGGTTTCGGTTCACGACAATACCATTATATCAACAGGACTTCCTGCCGATaatgaaccaaaaacaaaGTACAAGAACGAGCATCATAACTACGATGGAGAAGTATCCTCTTTAAGGAACGACGCTGATATCGTAGAGGACTTTGTTAAACAAGATGTACCGGATAGGTTTCAAGAACTGCGCCATCATCATCAAGCAGGCAGGATGCCTGGGGACACTGTTCTGAAGATACTAATGCAGAAAGTTCGCTCATCTGATTTAAACTTGTCTATCCTGGAGCGGTATTTGGAAGAACTACATTCCAAAtatggaaatattttcaaacagTTCAATGACGACATTCGAGAGAACGACATACTCGTTGAGAAGAGTCGTGAAGACATAAGGAATCTCCTCAGAGTCCAGGAGAGCATTGTATGTTAAATTTCTTACCTTCATATGATTctaagttaattattattcaagaTTGAACTCCCTAATCTTCAATTTACATATTCAAATGTTGTGTTTTCAGGGCAAAGATGTTAATGATCTCATTTCTTGGAGGTCCTTTATTTCTCTGCAGTTGGAAAATCTACTCAGAGACAATGCAATTCTCAGGTTAACCCCTAACCTTTGcttcattattttatctttgttcttgaaatcaagaaaaagatttatctacttaaattcttttgataaaaacGATTTCAAAAAAGCTATTTTTAGTGTTGGTTTGACAAacacttcaatttttctcaaaaCGATTAAGTTTTCAAAGGCAAACAATTGAAAAGTGAGCAAgcgtttgtttgtttgtttgttattcGTAGATCTGAGATGAATAAGGTTAGGGAGAAACAGAATGCTGAAGAGAACCAAGGGGGTATGATGGCTTTTgtatgtattgtttttttattatttggagTGATAAGAGTGTTCATAGATGTGATGGTTAGTGTTTATAGAAGAACAAGAAGTGTGGAAAAGAAGAGTAAATCTGGGAATTTTGGTATGATTTCTTCCTGGATTTTGTTGCTGCTGAGTTGTAGCATCTTCATTCTCATTCTTTTGTAGTTTGTAGTTTCATTAGCAAGTAATTAATGTATCCACACTTGCAAATTTTGTCTACCAAATGTGCCCAATATAGCTCTTTTTTATCGTTAAATAACTTAGCATAGATGTGGTTTGGTTTGAATTTCCTACATAAATTtgatatcatttattaaattaaagatattttagTGAGCTTaaatatatacttgataaGTTACTCatgtttattttgatacaCCTATGttatacatttgatacttTTCTAATAGGCATTTCATACGTAGTTGATACACATGTTATACGTTTAATATACACTTTGTCCACATTTGATACCACGCTTGATACATAGTTACATAGttgatatatca
Coding sequences:
- the LOC101220501 gene encoding SUN domain-containing protein 4 codes for the protein MQRSRRALLQRRALEKTTNGRNRLYMLFLSLIFVLWGLFFLFSLWIRQSNSRKDGCTYLQDSISTWNESKYENYKHSEIISESHQNKNCSVVLLKDQFIDSAKSRAFDDANFVREENEKDDNFDEKVNLLSFGELPDVKNDNGLGGNFQTDTLNFDRLSHVLPLGLEVFKSRAFISETKTRTGQVESTFHRLEPSGAEYNYAAASKGSKVLEFNKEAKGASNILERDTDKYLRNPCSAEEKFVTLELSEETLVRTIKIANFEHHSSNLKEFELLGSSIYPTDVWIKLGNFTAANAKHAQRFALKEPKWVRYLKLRLLSHHGSEFYCTLSVFEAYGLDAVEEMLEDLVSVHDNTIISTGLPADNEPKTKYKNEHHNYDGEVSSLRNDADIVEDFVKQDVPDRFQELRHHHQAGRMPGDTVLKILMQKVRSSDLNLSILERYLEELHSKYGNIFKQFNDDIRENDILVEKSREDIRNLLRVQESIGKDVNDLISWRSFISLQLENLLRDNAILRSEMNKVREKQNAEENQGGMMAFVCIVFLLFGVIRVFIDVMVSVYRRTRSVEKKSKSGNFGMISSWILLLLSCSIFILILL